One Bradyrhizobium sp. CCGB12 genomic window carries:
- a CDS encoding CDP-alcohol phosphatidyltransferase family protein: protein MSIPNIITLGRIMLVPIIVWAIVSSQMEVAFAVFLIAGISDAVDGFLAKRFNMTSELGALLDPLADKALLVSIYLALGIWGDIPRWIVILVVSRDIMIVAAVIVSWLFDKPVEMKPSKVSKLNTAAQVSYAALVLASLAFGFKPQPYDMIMMGLVTIFTLSSVSLYLVGWLRHMSTIEAK from the coding sequence GTGAGTATTCCGAATATCATTACCCTGGGCCGCATCATGCTGGTCCCGATCATCGTCTGGGCCATCGTGTCGAGCCAAATGGAGGTGGCGTTCGCCGTCTTCCTGATCGCCGGCATCAGCGACGCCGTCGACGGCTTCCTGGCCAAGCGCTTCAACATGACGAGCGAGCTCGGCGCCCTGCTCGATCCGCTCGCCGACAAGGCGCTGCTCGTCTCGATCTACCTGGCACTCGGCATCTGGGGCGACATCCCGCGCTGGATCGTGATCCTGGTGGTCTCGCGCGACATCATGATCGTCGCCGCCGTGATTGTATCCTGGCTGTTCGACAAGCCGGTCGAGATGAAGCCGTCGAAGGTGTCGAAGCTCAACACCGCAGCCCAGGTATCGTATGCGGCGCTGGTGCTGGCGTCCCTCGCCTTCGGCTTCAAGCCGCAGCCCTATGATATGATCATGATGGGCCTCGTCACCATCTTCACGCTCTCCTCCGTGTCGCTCTATCTCGTCGGGTGGCTGCGGCACATGAGCACGATCGAGGCCAAATGA